CAGACCTGTAAATGGGGCTGTCTGTCCAGTCCCCCTTTAGTAGTCCAACTCGGCTGTGCAGGCCTGCCCTCTGTGCCCAGTTCTCTGGCACTGGGCAGTGCCCAGGAGGCCAGCTGGCACCCAGGGTTTGTTTAAATGATCTCTTGGAGAATTTGGAAGGAGCTGGCACTAAGGCTGTCCTTGGCAGTGCCTCAGTGTGTGATAGGGTCTGTGACCCCAAGGCTGACCTGACTCTCAGTTCTAAATCCAGACAAAAGCAGTCCTTGGCTGGGGGCAGGTGCTAtgcccttccctctcctgggagcccagggtgggtcgtcaggggtggggtggaggttcCTGTGACCCCTGCAGCTGTTGTGGTGACTCATGTTCCAGCCTGGCCGCCTGGCCCAACGAGACACTTTTCCCTTAGAacaaggtgggtgggtgggtggcggGCGGAGGTGCGTGGGCCGGCCAGGGCCCATGTTGGCAGGGGAGCTGTAGCACAGGAGCCCCAAGCCAGGGAGCTGCATGGATGTTCGTGATGTTCTGAAAAAAACCGCCCGGAGGACTAGCGGACGTGGACCTGCCTGATGGCACACATTACCggtgtgggggcggggtgggggggaagcacCCACAGATCACATCAGTGCGAGAGAGCGTGCACCTCCCCCAGTCCAATGCTCGGCTGTTacaaggggtcccagacaaaggcagCAGGGGTCCAGGGTGCACAGACCTACGCGTGCCCCGGCGCTACGTGACGTGTGTGCACAGTGCAGAAGGGAAAGGTCAAGGAGCAGTCACAGGACAAGCAGCAGCTCCCGAAAGGAGATAAGGAAGGAGTTACAGTCCATTCCCAAAACaacacacattccttctggccggAGCAGCCAGCCTTTgtcactggggtgggggcgggagagcGTGTTCTGGCCCCCAGTAGCCTGTCCAGGGCGGAGGGGCACCAGCCTGACCCCGAGGGGtcccactccaggaagaccaaaGAGATGGCCCTGCAACACTCACTTCTCATTGGGAGGATGAGAGGAGACAGAGGCATCTAGACGGCATCTGGAAGCCAAGCGGGACCTGCAGGCCTGGCCCGGCCTGTGCCCCCCgagggggctggagtgggggcagAAACCCAAGACCCGTCAGACCCCAAGTCCCTTGGCGCCAGAAAACTGATGCAGCGCCCCCTCGGGCCCTGGCAGCCTGGAGAATGGCCCTGCGCTCTCCCGTCCTCACCTGGGTCCTGCGTCCCCGACGTGGCTGGGAGGTCCCCAGCCCTCCGCCCCCCAGATAAGCGCCTCAAAGCCCGCAGGGCCGGCAGGGAAGGTCCCGCTGTCCACCCCCTAAGTGCATTAGCCCCGCGCGCGTGTTCCCTATCGTCGCTGCCATCGGATGGGTGGGGCGAGATCCGCTCTGGGGCCTCAGGGCGACCGTGGCCAGAACGGGCTGTCCTTTCCGcagtggggtgggtgaggagcGCTGGGGGACGGAAGTAGGGTAGGAAAGTATGAAAAAAGATGCTCGGAGGAGGGGCGTCGGGGTGACCTTACTAAGGAAAGGGGTAGATGTTGGACAGGGTGTCCGGGAGAAGAGGAGCCTGACCCGGGGGCTGGACGCCCGGCAGGAGAGCGCTGGGGACAGACGGGCTGATTCGAACCCCGGCAAAGAGAAGGGATGGCAGGCCGGCGAAAGGGGTGCAAGgctgtgggagctggggaagaACCACGGGGGCAGCTGGGGGCTGGCGGGGTCGGGGATCGAAGGGTTACGGGACGGGAGGCTGAGGTGCAGGACTTGGAACAGGCCACGAGAGGCAAAGGGCGGAGGGCAGCCGGAGCAAGTGTGAGCAGGGGCGGGGACAGATGTTCCAGCGGCGGCCACCGCCCACGCCCCGTGCGTCGGCAGCAGTGGGGACAGTAAAGgagatggatggggtgggggaaacgCAGCGCACGTGGCCCGGGGCAGCTCTGCGCGCAGTCACCGCCCACGCAGCGGACGAGTCGGGGCGGGGGTCCAGCCGCAGATAAAGGGGCTGTGAGGCCAGCGGGGCACAGGGTGGGCAGCGGCAGCATCATGAGCACAGGGGGCCCAAGTCACGCTGCAGCAGCAGCCCAGGACTCGCACCCGGGCCAGGCGGCGATCGCCTTGGCCTACCAACGATTCGAGCCCCGCGCCTACCTGCTCAACAACTACACGCCCCCACGGGGGGACCTGAGCAGCCCTGACGGCGTCGGGCCCTGGAAGCTGCGCTGTTTGGCGCAGACCTTCGCCACTGGTGAGtgcggggaaactgaggcacagaggacaaGAAGTCACCAGGGAGCTAAAGGGGTGCATGAGGAAGCCAGGTGGGGACCAAAGAGCAGGTGGTTAAGAGGTAAAACCAGAGGGCGAAGAGGAGCCATATCCCTCAGATGAGGGGTAAAGGAGAGACCCGGGgacggggctgggaggggaggatgcTCAGAACTGAGGGGTGAGGCGGGCAGTGCACTAAAGGGCCTGGAATCAAGAGAGACGCAGAGAAAGAGACGGAgactggggagagaagagagacagctggaagaaactgccaggctCGGCAGGATTTCCCCACTGAATCCTCACTGGTAGGTAGCTGTGCCGAAGTGGAACCTGAGTCTCAGAGGGTTAAATTCCTTTCCCAAGGTGCTTGTAGATGTTGACACCTGGACTCAGACTCCAGCTGGTCCTACTCCAGAACCAGTGCTTTTCCAGATagagacacacagagggagaaggaaggcgGGGTCCAGGCAGGAGAGGGGGGGAAGAAACATGCAGGTAGGGGAGGAGTAATTGAGGCAGGGGGCCATTCAGACAggcctggcactgggaccctCTTCCTCTGCCCGGGCCAGGTGAGGTGTCTGGACGCACCCTCATCGACATCGGCTCAGGCCCCACCATATACCAGCTGCTCAGTGCCTGCGCCCACTTCGAGGACATCACCATGACAGACTTCCTGGAGGTGAACCGCCAGGAGCTGGGGCTCTGGCTGCGGAAAGAGCCTGGCTCCTTCGACTGGAGCGTGTACAGCCAACACGTCTGCCTCATTGAGGGCAAGGGGTAAGGGCTAGGGCTTGAGGGTCCAGCGGCGGGGGCCTCCCATGGTGtggctgatgggggtgggggcgacAGGGGACTGAGCTTGGGGCAGTCCTGAGCCCTGGCCCTGACGCCACCTTCTGTCCCTGCACAGTGAGCCCTGGCAGGAGAAGGAGAACCAGCTGCGAGCTAAGGTGAAGCGGGTCCTCCCCATCGACGTGCACCAGCCTCAGCCCCTGGGTGCTGGGAGCCTGGCGCCCCTGCCTGCCGATGCCCTGGTCTCTACCTTCTGTCTGGAGGCAGTGAGCCCTGACTTTGCCAGCTTCCAGCGGGCTCTGGACCACATCACCACACTGCTAAGGCCTGGGGGGCACCTCCTCCTCATCGGGGCCCTGGAGGAGTCGTGGTACCTGGCCGGAGAGGCCAGGCTGGTGGTGGTGCCCATGCAGGAGGGGGAGGTGCGGAAGGCCCTGGTGTGCAGCGGCTATGAGGTACGGGACCTGCGCACCTACACCATGCCCGCCCATCTACGAACAGGCGTGGATGATGTCAGCGGCATCTTCTTTGCCTGGGCCCAGAAGAAGGTCGGGGTGTGAGGCTCCAGTGCCCGCAACCCTCGGCCACCCAGATTCCCTATGACATGAGGTGGCCTCTAATAAAGAAATGTCGAAGCTGCTGGGTGTCTGTGCTGTCTGTGGCTCTCCTGGGAAGCAAGAGGGCCCAGAGCTCTCTCTGGTGTTGTGGGGGCGTGGAAGGCACCAACTctatccccccctttttttctagAAGCTTCCATGAAGGAAGGTTTCTGTATCAGTCCTCTCTCCCAAATTAAGGAAGCCTAGTTCAGAGAGACGTCACTCAGCACCtggtgtgtgccaggcactactaGGCCACTGGTCCTCATACTCAGCAGCAGGTCCTGTTTCCCTGGTTTCAGGTGAAGCTTGGAAAGGTTCAGACCGGAGGGGACGAGGGCTGGTGAGGGAGGCTGAGGTGGAAATTGCAGGGGGCAGGGTTACAGTCCAGGCTCAAACTGAGCCCCtcgaagagagagaggaagaacaaGCACAGACTCCCTCACAAGCTGGACCGGAGCTCTGCCCAGCTCTGCTGGGGCTCTGTCCCTGGTCCTTGGCATCCCCCCTCCACACCTATGTAGAGACCCCACCAGTCTGCCCTCTCCAACGTCCCCCAGCCCACCCTACTCACACAAATAAGACACACAGGGTAGGTTATGCTGAATATTGGTTTATAAGCATGTCCTTTGCTACCCTCCAACCTTAAAATAGTTCTCAGGATCCAGACAGATTAACATGGgccaccccaggccctgcagtTGGAGTCCTAGCATAGTGTCCCTACTCTCAGCGAGGGACAAGGCGGCAGGGAAAGAGCAGGAATCCAGACCCCCTGTTCCGATCAGAGGCTGCCTTTGGATGGAAAGTTTCCGGACTCCACATTCCATCCTTGTGTAGCAGGAATGGACAGGACTGCCAGCAGTGAGCAGGGGTCACCTTTACCAGGGTGCAGGCGCAGCGTGGCCCCTGCCAGCTACAGCTGTTTCCCCTCCCCTTAGGCTCCCCGTCCCCTCCCCAGGGTCCACgctgggcactggggtgggggaggagacagggaggcTGGAGGGACCCAGAGgatccccatttccctcctccctccgccTCCCAAAGGGCTGGTTCTGGAAGGTGATCTTGAGTTGTGTGGGGGCCCTATGTGGTTTGAGAAAGGGGGGACAACAGATgaatacacagacacacatgcagcCCAGACACCCATGTCCCCAGCCAGATCTCGGGGGTATCCTGGCTTGCTGCCGGCCCGGGGCTTTGTGCAGAGTTGGCACTCAGTAGGTGGTTGCTGACAGTGACTCGATTCCCTCACCCTGCTCCGACCTCCCCTCTTGTGTGGCACACTCACCTGCACTTACACTCATCCCATTTACTCTATGGATATTCCCCTAACCCTCACTAACCgcctgcccccaccacacacactttAACACCACTCACACCCTCTTCCCGCACTCCGCACCgcaccaggccagggcccacaCTCACCGTCCCACTCAGCACCCCACACGCCCCTGGCCTGTGCCCCCCACCACATCTCCTACACACTCGGTTTGGTCCACACCCCCTCACACACTTGTGTGCAGGCTCCCAACGAGAACAGCACCACGGGCCAGGGGGTCCTGTCCTGGGCTCTCTGGGGTCCTGGCCCCAAAGGGGGAGTGTGTGAGGCTCTAACAGCTTGGTCCGTTCAGATCCCATGGGAGGAATGAGATCTGCCTCGAAACGTGGACAACCAAAGAGCAAGAGTCTAGTGCCACCTAGTGGACCCTGGAGGAGGGCACGGGGGTAACAGAAGCGGACCCCGCTATACCCAGGAAGGCCTGGTACTTGGTCTCCCAGCTAGAGAGACGGCTCTGGCAACCATCCAGGCAGTGGGGGGTGTGAGGAGGTGACTGACAGAGAAGGGGGTGCTCCTCTCTGTGGAGCTGCCGCAGTTCCAGCCCACTTCAGTTTGGGAGCCAGAGGAGCTGCCCGTCCTCTAGCCCCAGATCCTCAGAGGCCAGGCCCGAACAGATGCAAGCAAGGCCTGTGAGGGCCACGTGGGGGTGAGCAAGGTGGTGGGCAAAATACATGGTTCTGGGCCCACACCTTTTATGTCTAAGTCCCAAAAGTCAATCATCTCAAGGACTGAGGAGAAGAGGAGCCGGCAGGGAGGGAGCAGAATCCCCTGTAGGGCAGACCCGCTCCCAGGGCCTTCAGTCCAGCTTGAATACGGCCTTTGACTCCTTCAGCAGGTACAAGCtgtcctcttccaggaagctgtGAGCAAAAAAGAAGCCCGCTGAAGCCTAGCTCTGAGGGCGCCCCCTGGGGGCGGAGTGGGGTGAGTGCAGGCAAGCGGGCAGGGGGCGGAACAGCCGCGAGCTCAGTTCCCCCTACAGATGGGGTGAGCAAGGGCCCAAGGAAGGTGAACCCTGGGCAGGGAGCAGCACCCACCTGAAAAAGAGCACGTGGACGGGGATGGTGCTGATGTGCCAGATGGCGTGGGCATCCAGGACCCAGAAGAGAGGCGGGAAGTCCAGCAGTTCGAGCAGGGACAGCCCCTGCAGCAGCAGGACCACCACCACGCACTTGCGCACGTGAGGCAGCCGCTGCTGGTTCCACAGGCACCAGGCCAGCCACCACACCAAGTTCaccaggcctggggtgggcagggacgGGGCGAGCTCACTCCCTGGACCTCCGTCTCCGCCCCAACCCGCGCCCCCCCTTCACCCTGCCCGAGCCCCCTCTATCCTCAGGCGCTTTGACCCCCAGATCGCCTCAGActtcccctccagcctccccccacctcctaccccaaATCTTTCCCCTTGCCCACCCGAGGACCTCTCCAGAACCTCCTTCTCCAGGAACAGCAcccacagccccccacctccaccccaagcCAGCAGTTCTTCAGCTGTTCCAGCCCGCTGGGCGCCCCCAGTCCTGCCTCACCAATCGCCACATTGGCAGCCAGGTTGTAGCCATAGTCAAAGCGGACGAGGCCCAGGTAGGAGACGTGCGCGgtcagcaggagcagcaggagagCCCGGAAGGCGCTGGCCACAGTCGGGCGCTGCAGCCCCACAGTCCTGCCACCACGCAGAGCTGCTCTGGTTGGGGTGGCCCGTCCCCAATAGCACCCTCACCCAAACATCAGTGCTTGGAAGCCactgcccttctccctccccaaaaCAGGACAGCCGGGCAGGcctccaaccccaccccctccaccccaggcctggggccaaACGCTACAGCTCCTTGGAAAGAGCCAGGGCCCTGAGTTCTGCCGCAGGTGGCTGGGTAACCCCTTTCTGCCCTCAGGGTTGACTTTGCCCCTGTGGTAGCCAAGGCGGGCTCACCTGACGCAGCACAGGTAGATGGAGTGTAGGATGACGGTGGAGGCACAGAAGTAGTCCATTTTCTGAGGACAGGGAGAGTTGGAGGAGGGGCCGGCGAGAGGGCAGTAGGAGGTGGGTAAGCCTTCATGGGGGGCAGGACCCAGAGAAGACCCACCAGGGATGAAGACCCACCAGGGATGGGGACAAGGAAGACGGGGCACAGGCACAGCCGGAGTCCGAGGCCTATGGTCAGTGGGATCAGTGTCTCTTGCTTCTTCTGCCTATGGCTGTTTTGCTTCTGAATTTAACAGGCTGAACCTTGTATTCACAtaacacagtattttaaaaactgtgctaAAGGAGAGAAGCATTAGGGGTGACGGTGAGGACGCCTGCCAAGGGTCCTGAGCATCCGAACCTGCCCTTGAGCTCGGAGCGCAGCCGGAGTCCCACCGCTGTGGGCTCCAGTCCTGACTGCACCCCTGTAATGGCTGGGTGATCCTGAGCTAGTGATTTCACCTTTCCACGGCTCAGCTGCCTCATCGGTTAAGAAGAGccaacagccctggccaggtagctccctTGGTTACAacacaccaaggctgcaggttcgatccccagtcagggcatgtacaaaaacaaccaatgaatgtgtaagtggaacaacaaataggtgtttctctctccctctctctctctctctaaaatcaataaaaaaataaaaataaaaacgtatcttaaaaaaaaaaaaaaaaaagccctggctagtgtggctcagttggccagtgtggctcagttggttggagtctGTTCTGTGGACcgaaaggtctcaggttcgattcctggtcagggtacacacccAGGGTGTGGGCTCTTTCCCCTGTCGGGGTGcctatgagaaggcaaccaagtaatgtttctctcacatctaagtttcagtctctctctccctgccgcCCGCaccacccttcctctctttaaaagcaatgaaaaatgtccttggatgaggattaaaaagagaataagagCCAATACCATCACCGACTCACAAGGGTCAGGTGAGGCTCCAGCGCACTAACAGGGTTACAATGCCCAGAACAGAGCAGGTGCTCCCAGAGACCTAAGCgcaggctctgcccctcccctctgggagCAGGAGGGGCGCTCACCTCTGTGAGGTCCGTGTCCCTGGTGTGGAAGACGGTGGACCAGAACCAAGCATTGAGGGAGACCTGAGGAGGAAGGTGGCTGGTGAGTGAGGCACCCCAAGGTGAGAAAGACCCCCCCAGAGGCCTCACACGTCTCACTTTTGGGAAAGGGCAGAGAAAtgtgcttccccttcctcctggagCCCACTAAACAAACCTGtgctccaccacccccacctggcCCAGCTCCCTCAGGCCCAGCTTctcaccacccacccccaagggggTGGGGGTCTTGAAGCCTCCACAGGTTTCTGGCCTGGGAACCAGTTCTGGCAAAGTCAAGCTCTCCCAGGTTACTCAACCCTAAGACAACAGCCCCTGGGGGGGCCTCGCCTCCTTCCCCAACTGGCAGGTGAGGACAGCTCCACCCGGCCAGGGGAGCCAGTGACCTCAGCCTCTGGGGGCGGGAATgaagtgggtggggtggaggggctcGAGCCAGCTTGGGGTGTGTCTAGAGCAAGCAAGAGAGGGAGATCAAGCAGATCCCACTGGGGCCAAGTCTCAGAGGAGGAGGTGGCTTGCCAACTGAACCCAGCTTCCTCCTGGCTGGGCCGGCCCAACCCGCTGGACCAGTGGCTGCTGTGCTGAGCACAAAggagcagggctggagggggCTGTGGTGGGCAAGGACCCAGGGGAGTAGCTGCTGCCTTCTCCCTGGAAACTAACTGCAAGGAGAGAGCACACCCTGTCTTATAAATGAGCCCTAGGTCTTGTGGGAGTTGGTGTTGGCACTTTTTTTAGGGACTGCCATAACCACACAGAGGCCCAAATTACTGAAAGGGTGGGCTGGGACGGAGATActtccaggggctgggaggaagggctcGGAAGCCAGAGACAACCAGTTAAAGGAAGAGAGTCAGCCTGAATGCCCTGGAGGTAGGGAGGGATGCGCTAGGCTGGGACTACGGAGCCGGAGCTGGGGAAGGCTAGGAGCGGCTCACTGGCGTCCAGTACACCAGGAAAGATAGCCGGGCAGGGGACCGAGGGTGCAGGATAAGAAGCCACACTCCACCGGGTGCTGTAGCAGGAAGCTCAGCCAGTAGGATGCGCTCCCTCACGCAGGCCCGAGGCAGCTCCTGAGAACCGGCAGGGCTCTCCTCGCAAAGCCAGTTGGCCCTGGAAGTCTCTGGAGCCCCCCTCGTACCAGCCTGTCTGGCCTGGGTCCTGGGCTGTCTTGCTGTCTCTGAGCTTCCCCCTGGGACAAACCAGGGGCTGGCCTAAGTGCTCCTTCATCTCTTTCCAGCCCTGATGGCAGGTGGTTATTCTGGGTCAGCCAGTTTCCTCCCTCGAGGGTGGCCACCCCGTTCCCTCCCTCGTGCGGCCCTTTCCCCAGAGTTGGGAATGGAGGCATGGTCTGGAGGCCAAAACACGGGACAGAACTGGGCGGCTCCTTGGATGTCACTCCCAGAGTCAGCATGGGGAGAGGTGAATCCAGTCAGCTGGAGACCCAGGTGAgcctgtgggccaggtctcctaGGCAGGCCAGGGACAGGGACGTCCTCGTGGACAATGGCCCTGAAGTCAGCGTGAGTgtgaggggggtggaggggtgggcagaaggggCTGGATGCCAGCCAGGCCTCCTTGTCATCTGACAGGAAGGGGGAGGTGACATAAAGACTGAGCTAAGTGGCACTGGAGCCCTGAAAGCAGGGTGGTTGTAGCAGAGGGCTGGGGCTCAGCTGTAGGGCACAGGGGCGGGGGCTGCTTGGTCCCCAGTTCGACAGCCTCTGCACCCCCCAAAAGTCCCCTCTCCACTGGGCAGTATCTCATTATGGGGGGGGGGCGCTCCTCTTCTGACCCTCTTCTCAGGCTCGGGGGACAGGagaatgtggccctggctggtgtggctcagtggattgagtgccagcctgtgaaccacaaggtcactggttcgattcccagtcagggcacatgcctgggttgcgggccaggtcccacttgggggcgtgtgagaggcaactgattgatgtagctctcacacatccatgtttctctccctctttccctctcccttcgcctctctctaaataaataaataaaaccttaaattaaaaataaaataaaataaaagaacctaGGCCCTAGGGCCTGACTGCCAGGGctcaaagcccagctctgcaTTTGCTACGTGTCCTTGGGCAGTTATTTAGCCTTGCTgcgcctcggttttctcatctgtaaaatgcgaATAATCAGTGTTGCTAAGGATGTCAGGAGGAACACAGGTTCAGTGTACAGCCCGTGCCCAGACACGGTGAAACACTAGGTATTGTTTTTCCCCACCTTGCGGACCAGCATGGGACCCTCCCGCTTCTCCACAGACTGGAGAGGCCGAGTCTGCGCCCGCTCTCCCTAGAGGCCAAGGAAGCcagtggggagaagaggtggTCTCCCCATAGCTGCCCAGGCCCATCCCATGGTCCTGGGCTGGGAACAGAATGTCCGGAGCCTTTACAAAGAGAGGGATCCTTGGTCCAAGTTCTGACTTAGCCCCTGAATAGCTGTTTGATCTTGAGCAAATAACAGTGTCTCTATACCTCAGCCACCTCACCTGCCTCACCTGCCTCACCTGCCTCACCTACAAAACAGGGTCAATAACggagctccctgctccctgccgaCACCCTGCCGGTGGAATCTGCTGGTGGAATCTGCCGGTGGAATCTGCCGTGGGCCCCCCGCCACACAGGTAAGTACTCCTGTTCTGTTGAAGCTGCCCCTGGGTCCCTTATCCAAAACCCACGACTCGCTCCCCCCGCAGAGGGGAGCCAGGGATGCTACTCACTCCGTTCCCCCATTTGTTAGGCAATAGCCACTTAAGAGAATTGTTTCTATGTACCGTATATTTTGTACTTGTTTACACCTCTAAGTGTTATAactgatattttgaaaaacaaatgaagaggaAACGCCCTGTTAAATAAAACCTAACCGGCACCGAGAAAAGCAAATAGTAGTCGCTGTCAAAAGCGTTGTGAGGATGGTGCCTGCGAAAGGCCCGGCAGGAAGAAGCCACTGAGTAAAAGCTTGCGGCTGTGGCCGCCCGGTATGCAGTAGGTGCCACATACATGTCAGTTTCCTTCACCACGTCCAACAGGCCGACCCCAAACCACTTCACTgtgtcccacctcccctcctcaaGGGGCCCATGTACCAGGTGAAACATGGGTCCCCTTGGTCCCCGAGCACAGACACCGCGGCTGCAGGGAGAGCCCCATCCCAGCGGGACGCCCTGAAGAGGGGCCAGTTCCCTTCACTCCGTTTGTCATCGAGGCCCAAGCGAAGTGGACGGAGGGAcgtggaaggaagggaaagccCCTGAGATGCAAATGGACGGCTGCTCCTGGGCTCCTCAGCCAAGCTGGTGCAGAACGGGGAGGCAGATGGGGTAAGTGGCCAATCAGACAGACCAGGAGGACCACGGGCTTGCCCAGCAGGCGCCAAGAACTTCTTGTAAACACTGAagatggtgggggggggcacaGGCAGGGTGCCAGTGAGGGTGGAAATGCAGGGGGACAGGGAaggcggggtggagggagagcaggaggctgTTTCAGTGtgttggaaaataagaaaattgagacaAAAATATCACAGCCGTGAAACTCGTTGGATGCCAAGTGAGCCCGATCTGTCAGGAATCCGACCCCTGTGCTAAGCCCCAGTGCTCGGGGCTGTCACTGACACCGTGGCGGTGGGGACAAGTGGGTCTTTAAATAGCTCAGTGTCTCagaagtgggggaggcagaatGTTAAATATGACGCCTGCTGCCATCCTGGGCACCCCCAGAGGCCATGGTGTCTCACCCTCTGCCTCACGCAGGGCAAGCCTGCCCGGGTTCGCTGCTgagagggatgggggaagaggCGGATGCAGATGGGAGGAGGTGGACTTTTCATACCATCCAAAAGGAGTCTCGGGTTCCCTGCCTTTGCCTATTTCACTGGCTCTTGTCTGAATACTGGGAGGTCCTTCCTGAAGTCTAACCATCATCCTGCTGCAGCCTCAAATGATCTCTTCTTGAAGTCTCCTCAGCAGAGGTAGAGCAcagtcagcccccacccccacacatcaCCCCGCTGAGACAGTGGGGGCTTTCCTGGCACCCTCAGGCTCTCACCT
This window of the Desmodus rotundus isolate HL8 chromosome 9, HLdesRot8A.1, whole genome shotgun sequence genome carries:
- the PGAP3 gene encoding LOW QUALITY PROTEIN: post-GPI attachment to proteins factor 3 (The sequence of the model RefSeq protein was modified relative to this genomic sequence to represent the inferred CDS: deleted 1 base in 1 codon); translation: MAGRTARLVLLAGAAALACGSQGDREPVYRDCVLRCDTRNCSGDALKHFRSRQPIYMSLAGWTCQDDCKYECMWVTVGIYLQEGHEVPQFHGKWPFSRFLFFQEPASAAASFLNGLASLVMLCRYRAFVPASSPMYPTCMAFAWVSLNAWFWSTVFHTRDTDLTEKMDYFCASTVILHSIYLCCVRTVGLQRPTVASAFRALLLLLLTAHVSYLGLVRFDYGYNLAANVAIGLVNLVWWLAWCLWNQQRLPHVRKCVVVVLLLQGLSLLELLDFPPLFWVLDAHAIWHISTIPVHVLFFSFLEEDSLYLLKESKAVFKLD
- the PNMT gene encoding phenylethanolamine N-methyltransferase yields the protein MGWGKRSARGPGQLCAQSPPTQRTSRGGGPAADKGAVRPAGHRVGSGSIMSTGGPSHAAAAAQDSHPGQAAIALAYQRFEPRAYLLNNYTPPRGDLSSPDGVGPWKLRCLAQTFATGEVSGRTLIDIGSGPTIYQLLSACAHFEDITMTDFLEVNRQELGLWLRKEPGSFDWSVYSQHVCLIEGKGEPWQEKENQLRAKVKRVLPIDVHQPQPLGAGSLAPLPADALVSTFCLEAVSPDFASFQRALDHITTLLRPGGHLLLIGALEESWYLAGEARLVVVPMQEGEVRKALVCSGYEVRDLRTYTMPAHLRTGVDDVSGIFFAWAQKKVGV